The Callospermophilus lateralis isolate mCalLat2 chromosome 3, mCalLat2.hap1, whole genome shotgun sequence genome has a segment encoding these proteins:
- the Banf2 gene encoding barrier-to-autointegration factor-like protein translates to MDHMSPRLRAFLSEPIGEKDVGWVDGVSRELAINLITKGFTKAYILLGQFLLMHKNEAEFQKWIICCCGATECEAQESSNCLKEWCASFL, encoded by the exons ATGGATCACATGTCTCCCAGGCTGAGAGCCTTCCTCTCTGAACCCATTGGAGAAAAGGATGTTGGCTGGGTGGATGGGGTCAGCCGTGAGCTTGCCATCAATTTGATTACCAAAGGGTTCACCAAg GCTTACATCCTGTTGGGACAGTTCCTTCTGATGCACAAAAATGAGGCTGAGTTTCAGAAGTGGATCATTTGCTGTTGTGGTGCCACCGAGTGCGAGGCCCAGGAGAGCTCTAACTGTCTGAAGGAGTGGTGTGCCAGCTTCCTGTAG